The Salvelinus alpinus chromosome 22, SLU_Salpinus.1, whole genome shotgun sequence DNA window TGGAAAAAAAATTGGCTTGCGAAATACTGTACTATCatcttagctagatgtaaaattgcaaGACGTAAAAATGACTGAAAGATTCAGTTATTTTAGATTCATTCTGACTGTTTTGAgaaagtgtatactggctacggcgtctcaaagtggacaaacagttctatagcacctttttttcttttAAGGGAATATGCAGCACATTCATTTGGTTTGCCTCGCTGAGTTGTGTGCCAGTCGAACCCACACAGAGACATAGCACATTCAGGCACACAACTAAAAACGGACAAACAAGCGCAACATTAAAAGTACAGGGTGATATCTGACTAGTGGGTACTGATAGTTCAGGGGGATATCTGACTAGTGGGTACTGATAGTTCAGGGGGATATCTGACTAGTGGGTACTGATAGTACAGGGTGATATCTGACTAGTGGGTACTGATAGTACAGGGGGATATCTGACTGGTGGGTACTGATAGTACAGGGGGATATCTGACTAGTGGGTACTGATAGTACAGGGGGATATCTGACTAGTGGGTACTGATAGTACAGGGGGATATCTGACTGGTGGGTACTGATAGTACAGGGGGATATCTGACTAGTGGGTACTGATAGTACAGGGGGATATCTGACTAGTGGGTACTGATAGTACAGGGGGATATCTGACTAGTGGGTACTGATAGTACAGGGGGATATCTGACTAGTGGGTACTGATAGTACAGGGGGATATCTGACTGGTGGGTACTGATAGTTCAGGGGGATATCTGACTAGTGGGTACTGATAGTACAGGGGGATATCTGACTAGTGGGTACTGATAGTACAGGGGGATATCTGACTAGTGGGTACTGATAGTACAGGGGGATATCTGACTGGTGGGTACTGATAGTACAGGGGGATATCTGACTAGTGGGTACTGATAGTACAGGGGGATATCTGACTGGTGGGTACTGATAGTACAGGGGGATATCTGACTAGTGGGTACTGATAGTACAGGGTGATATCTGACTAGTGGGTACTGATAGTACAGGGGGATATCTGACTGGTGGGTACTGATAGTTCAGGGGGATATCTGACTAGTGGGTACTGATAGTACAGGGGGATATCTGACTAGTGGGTACTGATAGTACAGGGTGATATCTGACTGGTGGGTACTGATAGTTCAGGGGGATATCTGACTAGTGGGTACTGATAGTACAGGGGGATATCTGACTAGTGGGTACTGATAGTACAGGGTGATATCTGACTAGTGGGTACTGATAGTACAGGGTGATATCTGACTAGTGGGTACTGATAGTACAGGGTGATATCTGACTAGTGGGTACTGATAGTACAGGGGGATATCTGACTAGTGTATACTGATAGTACAGGGGGATATCTGACTAGTGGGTACTGATAGTACAGGGGGATATCTGACTGGTGGGTACTGATAGTACAGGGTGATATCTGACTAGTGGGTACTGATAGTACAGGGTGATATCTGACTAGTGGGTACTGATAGTACAGGGGGATATCTGACTAGTGGGTACTGATAGTACAGGGTGATATCTGACTAGTGGGTACTGATAGTACAGGGGGATATCTGACTAGTGTATACTGATAGTACAGGGGGATATCTGACTAGTGGGTACTGATAGTACAGGGGGATATCTGACTAGTGGGTACTGATAGTTCAGGGGGATATCTGACTAGTGGGTACTGATAGTACAGGGTGATATCTGACTAGTGGGTACTGATAGTACAGGGGGATATCTGACTAGTGGGTACTGATAGTACAGGGGGATATCTGACTAGTGGGTACTGATAGTACAGGGGGATATCTGACTAGTGTATACTGATAGTACAGGGGGATATCTGACTAGTGGGTACTGATAGTACAGGGGGATATCTGACTGGTGGGTACTGATAGTTCAGGGGGATATCTGACTAGTGGGTACTGATAGTACAGGGGGATATCTGACTAGTGGGTACTGATAGTACAGGGTGATATCTGACTAGTGGGTACTGATAGTACAGGGGGATATCTGACTGGTGGGTACTGATAGTTCAGGGGGATATCTGACTAGTGGGTACTGATAGTACAGGGGGATATCTGACTAGTGGGTACTGATAGTACAGGGTGATATCTGACTGGTGGGTACTGATAGTTCAGGGGGATATCTGACTAGTGGGTACTGATAGTACAGGGGGATATCTGACTAGTGGGTACTGATAGTACAGGGTGATATCTGACTAGTGGGTACTGATAGTACAGGGTGATATCTGACTAGTGGGTACTGATAGTACAGGGGGATATCTGACTAGTGTATACTGATAGTACAGGGGGATATCTGACTAGTGGGTACTGATAGTACAGGGGGATATCTGACTAGTGTATACTGATAGTACAGGGGGATATCTGACTAGTGGGTACTGATAGTTCAGGGGGATATCTGACTAGTGGGTACTGATAGTACAGGGGGATATCTAGTGGGAAGTGAAAGTGTTAACCTCCAGGTGTTGGAGGAAGTGGGAAGTGAAAGTGTTAACCTCCAGGTGTTGGAGCAGGTGTGAAGCTGCGTCTTTCTCTGTTCACATGCTTGTCTTTGTTTCCATTTCTAGTAGAAGCTACAGGCCGTGTTTTGCTTTAGACAGTAGAAGCTACAGGCCGTGTTTTGCTTTAGACAGGCAATGCTTTGCTTAAAACCGCCATGAGTATACCGGTGTCGGTAACACTGCCTAGTGGTGGCTACTACCATACAGTAGAATGCTTTATTACTTGTCTTCAGCATTTCTGAACCTTTAAAATGTATTATGAGAAGGGTTTATTAACAACCTGTAGTTGTTATCtgatctctgtgtctctcccctgtctctcccctccccctgtctctactctccccctgtctctcccctccccatgtctctcctttcccccctgtctctcctctcccccctgtctctcctctccccctgtctctcccctccccctgtctctcctctccccctgtctctcctctcccccctgtctctcccctccccctgtctctcccctccccctgtctctcccctccccctgtctctcctctcccccctgtctctctcccctgtctctcctctcccccctgtctctcctctccccctgtctctcctctccccccctgtctctcccctccccctgtctctcccctccccctgtctcctctctcccccctgtctctctcccttgtctctcctctcccccctgtctctcctctccccctgtctctcctttcccccctgtctctcctctctcccctgtctctcctctccccctgtatctcctctcccctccgtctctcttctcccctccgtctctcctctccaccctgtctctcctctccccctgtctctcctctccccctgtctctcctctccccctgtctctcctctcgccttgtctctcctctcccccctgtctctcatctccccctgtctctcctttcccccctgtctctcctctctcccctgtctctcctctccccctgtctctcctctccccctgtctctcctttctctcctctctcccctgtctctcctctccccctgtctctcctctccccccctgtctctcctctccccactgtctctcctctccccctgtctctcctttcccccctgtctctcctctctcccctgtctctcctctccccctgtctctcctctccccctgtctctcctttcccccctgtctctcctctctcccctgtctctcctctccccctgtatctcctctcccctccgtctctcttctcccctccgtctctcctctccaccctgtctctcctctccccctgtctctcctctcccgcctgtctctcctctcgccctgtctctcctcccccctgtctctcctctccccacggTCTCTCCTCtcgccctgtctctcctctccgccctgtctctcctctccccacactctctcctctcccccctgtctctcctctctaccctgtctttctctcttctcccccgtctcGCCTTTCCCTCCTGTCCACTATCTCTCCCACAGTGTGCCCCATCAGGGAAACATCCCAGTCTGTCAGGGCAGCTGAGCTCCAGCAGCACCCCTCCCATGGGAACCCCCAAGTCCCAGAGCGGCACCCCCAGACCGGCCTCTGTGGTAGGGAGCCACCTCCAGGCTGCGGGAAGCAGGACCCCCTCTTCCACGGGACACCCCGACTCTGAGCCCCCCCAGACCAGACCGGGGGGTCTTGGAGCCTCCAACAACATTAGCAGTAATCCCTCCCACCAGCCAGGGAACTCTGTTGCACCTATACCTTCTGGCCCCGGCCCAGGCCCCGCGGGTGGAGGTcgtggaggggaggggaaaggGGTGCTGCCTCACCCCAGCGCGGGGGTGTCTCCGTCGGGTAGCCCCTCGGTGCTCTCAGCCCACCTGCAGGTGGACGTGGGGGCGAGGGGCGGGGGTGGCCCGGGCGGTAacgggggagacgggggagacaGGAGTCTGTCTAAAGAGCagctggaacacagagagaggtctCTACAGACCCTCAGGGACATCGAGAGGCTTCTGCTCCGCTCCGGGACAGCAGGGGGCGCCGGAGAGCCGCCGGGCCCCGACAACAACCCCAACAATGTAAACAAAATGAACACAGAAGGTAGTGGCGGCGGTCCGCTGGAGGACGGGGAGAATAGCGGGAATAATAACGATACTAACAACATGTTGGGCAAGATGAAGAAGTACGAGGAGCCTCTCAGGTCCATCATCTCCCAGACGCAGCAGCTGGGGGGGGCCGGGGTGATGGACGGCTCTCCCATGGGGGGTCCCCACCACCCCGACCACCACCTCCACTCCCCCGGGGGCCTGGACATGGGGCCCCTGTTGGGTCCTGACGGGCTGACCCCGGAGCAGGTAGCCTGGAGGCAGCTGCAGGAGGATTATTACCAGGAGAAGAGAAGGCAGGAGGAGATTCAGCCTaaccctcacacacacccacagcacTTCAGATTGATGCAGGAGATGGGCCCCCCAATTATGATGAGGGGTCCCCCTCCGCCATACCACAGCAAGCCTGGGGAGCAGCAGTGGGGGCCAGGGGGTCCCATGATGGGTCCGGGAGGGATGGGGCCGGGTAACCCTCGGATGATAGACATGCACCAGGAGGGGCCCCGGGGTCCACGGTTCCTGGGCCAGATGCAGAGGGGTCCCCCTGGGGGAGGGGGTTTCCCAAGCAGTCCTGGAGGGGTGTTATCCATCGAGGGTCTCAGCCCCCAACGGGCAGCCAGGCCAGGCATGTGGATAGAGGACCTGCCCCCCAACATGATGGGTGGTGGCAGGGGGCCTTTCTACCATGGGGGGCCAGGTGGGGGACCCCCCCAACACATGCAGGGTGACCCTGAGCGCCTGTTGACCCGGGAAGATATGTTCCGCATCATGGAGAAGAGGCAGCTGCAGGGGCTCCACCACCTGGAGCTGGAGAGGATAgtccaacaacaacagcagcagcagggtATGGGGGGCCCCAGGATGATGGAGGGGCCAGGGGGGTTCCCCAACCAGGGGATGGGCCGAGGGCCAGGATCAAGGGGGGACCCCATGGACTTCCTAGGGTCCAGGGAGATGATGGGGTCCCCGGGCGGTGGTGTAGGAGGAGGGGGCCCCCAGATGAGAGATCTGGTAGACTCCTCTCTCGGCCCCGGGGGAATGAACATGAACGTTAACATGAtgaaccagcagcagcagcagcagatgaTGCTGCAGAAgctgagaggaggaagaggaggaggaggggggccaCTAGAGGGGCCTCTAAGGGACTTGCTGAGCCAGGAGGACATCGCTCGGCTCCGGGCCGCCCAGAATGATGCAGGACGTGGAGGGAATAAAGCGATGCTCCACTTCCCTAACCAGGGGCACCCTGGGGGACCGGGAGGAGGCGATGGAGGTTACCTCCAGGGGCCCGGGGCTAACATGTTCGGGTTGCCTGACCAGCATGGTGGCGGGCCTCACATGGGGGCTACGTCTCGCCTCAGCCACATGCCCATGGGGggcagtggtggtggggggggaccCCGGGGCGCAGAGCTCGGCCCTCACCACCCTTCGGACCTGTCCATCAACGTGAACCCCAGTATGGTCTCCCCGGCGATGCCCCCTCCCCCTCACCAGCTCAAGTCTCCATCCCTCAACCAGGAGCCATCGCCTCTCATGAACTCCCCCGCCGCGGGACTTAAGTCCCCCTCTCAGATATCCTCCGCTGGGGGTCCTCAGAGCCAGCAACACCCCTTACCTCCTGCCTCTGGGGCCGGgaccccttcctcttcctccatgaAGTCTCCCCAGGTGATGGGCCCCTCCCTGGGGCTGCGCTCCCCCTCAGACTCCCCTGGACGTCTGAAGTCTCCAGCCATGGTGCCGTCTCCGGGCTGGACGTCCTCTCCGAAGACCGCTCTCCCCAGCCCTGGGGGACTCAGCAGTGGGAAGGGGCTGGGGAACGGAGGCAGCAGCTCCACAGAGACCGGTAAGAACT harbors:
- the bcl9l gene encoding B-cell CLL/lymphoma 9-like protein isoform X1, with the translated sequence MHPDNKLTNHGKQVSSDSQSQLSNVTQQQEGANKGLGAGNPGLKAVSQSVSGVGGMMKTKRERSVSMDSGEQRDTITPVQEPDAKVEGVMRSKRRCVLEKKQPYSGDEWCSGPSTEEEEDKPHPATHRPLQGLSGPSSKAGPGSLPPDPALTPGMGRGLGPGGQRSEMPRPAQQVVYVFTTSLANSAAESVMHGHSDSILLFHQQNVPRTKQLEQCAPSGKHPSLSGQLSSSSTPPMGTPKSQSGTPRPASVVGSHLQAAGSRTPSSTGHPDSEPPQTRPGGLGASNNISSNPSHQPGNSVAPIPSGPGPGPAGGGRGGEGKGVLPHPSAGVSPSGSPSVLSAHLQVDVGARGGGGPGGNGGDGGDRSLSKEQLEHRERSLQTLRDIERLLLRSGTAGGAGEPPGPDNNPNNVNKMNTEGSGGGPLEDGENSGNNNDTNNMLGKMKKYEEPLRSIISQTQQLGGAGVMDGSPMGGPHHPDHHLHSPGGLDMGPLLGPDGLTPEQVAWRQLQEDYYQEKRRQEEIQPNPHTHPQHFRLMQEMGPPIMMRGPPPPYHSKPGEQQWGPGGPMMGPGGMGPGNPRMIDMHQEGPRGPRFLGQMQRGPPGGGGFPSSPGGVLSIEGLSPQRAARPGMWIEDLPPNMMGGGRGPFYHGGPGGGPPQHMQGDPERLLTREDMFRIMEKRQLQGLHHLELERIVQQQQQQQGMGGPRMMEGPGGFPNQGMGRGPGSRGDPMDFLGSREMMGSPGGGVGGGGPQMRDLVDSSLGPGGMNMNVNMMNQQQQQQMMLQKLRGGRGGGGGPLEGPLRDLLSQEDIARLRAAQNDAGRGGNKAMLHFPNQGHPGGPGGGDGGYLQGPGANMFGLPDQHGGGPHMGATSRLSHMPMGGSGGGGGPRGAELGPHHPSDLSINVNPSMVSPAMPPPPHQLKSPSLNQEPSPLMNSPAAGLKSPSQISSAGGPQSQQHPLPPASGAGTPSSSSMKSPQVMGPSLGLRSPSDSPGRLKSPAMVPSPGWTSSPKTALPSPGGLSSGKGLGNGGSSSTETGPSLPPRSSNSTPISQPGSMAPSMPFTSSPDNPPTQNPLSLIMSQMSRYAMPSSTPLYHDAIKTIATSDDEMMPDRPLLSGVGGNPGNHQGSMLLSQSSIGVHSGQLSPNPMGLNGMNPAMMGAGGGPLDRMGYSLSPMHPQNQMGGFPRMQHPSHGGPMHSPLGGMPPQFSQQNPEDVIPPQQLQHMLSKGMSHPHQRGPHPSDSFLGPDGPDLSDVIRPTHSGIPEFDLSRIIPSDKPSSTLQYFPKAEGMSGGPQGQGNHPNPHQGQPGSQGPGPPPPQLLKQLSAPGPHSNAPSSNPHIANLQNMMAEQQLPPHPSHCGMGRHGMAGMPQGGSRGMGGPGGHMMHPGHLMGRTGMGPGPTQQQLQQQAMMANSLLHGGHPGPQPHPSMMSSQQHSLMAQQNLMLMQAKQRSMVLPGDPFGQQGGPVMSPQGPMMGPGPQHPQGGMMGPGIGPGSQGPLRQRGMSLDSPLGYGPGPGSMANMPF
- the bcl9l gene encoding B-cell CLL/lymphoma 9-like protein isoform X2, with amino-acid sequence MHPDNKLTNHGKQVSSDSQSQLSNVTQQQEGANKGLGAGNPGLKAVSQSVSGVGGMMKTKRERSVSMDSGEQRDTITPVQEPDAKEGVMRSKRRCVLEKKQPYSGDEWCSGPSTEEEEDKPHPATHRPLQGLSGPSSKAGPGSLPPDPALTPGMGRGLGPGGQRSEMPRPAQQVVYVFTTSLANSAAESVMHGHSDSILLFHQQNVPRTKQLEQCAPSGKHPSLSGQLSSSSTPPMGTPKSQSGTPRPASVVGSHLQAAGSRTPSSTGHPDSEPPQTRPGGLGASNNISSNPSHQPGNSVAPIPSGPGPGPAGGGRGGEGKGVLPHPSAGVSPSGSPSVLSAHLQVDVGARGGGGPGGNGGDGGDRSLSKEQLEHRERSLQTLRDIERLLLRSGTAGGAGEPPGPDNNPNNVNKMNTEGSGGGPLEDGENSGNNNDTNNMLGKMKKYEEPLRSIISQTQQLGGAGVMDGSPMGGPHHPDHHLHSPGGLDMGPLLGPDGLTPEQVAWRQLQEDYYQEKRRQEEIQPNPHTHPQHFRLMQEMGPPIMMRGPPPPYHSKPGEQQWGPGGPMMGPGGMGPGNPRMIDMHQEGPRGPRFLGQMQRGPPGGGGFPSSPGGVLSIEGLSPQRAARPGMWIEDLPPNMMGGGRGPFYHGGPGGGPPQHMQGDPERLLTREDMFRIMEKRQLQGLHHLELERIVQQQQQQQGMGGPRMMEGPGGFPNQGMGRGPGSRGDPMDFLGSREMMGSPGGGVGGGGPQMRDLVDSSLGPGGMNMNVNMMNQQQQQQMMLQKLRGGRGGGGGPLEGPLRDLLSQEDIARLRAAQNDAGRGGNKAMLHFPNQGHPGGPGGGDGGYLQGPGANMFGLPDQHGGGPHMGATSRLSHMPMGGSGGGGGPRGAELGPHHPSDLSINVNPSMVSPAMPPPPHQLKSPSLNQEPSPLMNSPAAGLKSPSQISSAGGPQSQQHPLPPASGAGTPSSSSMKSPQVMGPSLGLRSPSDSPGRLKSPAMVPSPGWTSSPKTALPSPGGLSSGKGLGNGGSSSTETGPSLPPRSSNSTPISQPGSMAPSMPFTSSPDNPPTQNPLSLIMSQMSRYAMPSSTPLYHDAIKTIATSDDEMMPDRPLLSGVGGNPGNHQGSMLLSQSSIGVHSGQLSPNPMGLNGMNPAMMGAGGGPLDRMGYSLSPMHPQNQMGGFPRMQHPSHGGPMHSPLGGMPPQFSQQNPEDVIPPQQLQHMLSKGMSHPHQRGPHPSDSFLGPDGPDLSDVIRPTHSGIPEFDLSRIIPSDKPSSTLQYFPKAEGMSGGPQGQGNHPNPHQGQPGSQGPGPPPPQLLKQLSAPGPHSNAPSSNPHIANLQNMMAEQQLPPHPSHCGMGRHGMAGMPQGGSRGMGGPGGHMMHPGHLMGRTGMGPGPTQQQLQQQAMMANSLLHGGHPGPQPHPSMMSSQQHSLMAQQNLMLMQAKQRSMVLPGDPFGQQGGPVMSPQGPMMGPGPQHPQGGMMGPGIGPGSQGPLRQRGMSLDSPLGYGPGPGSMANMPF